One genomic window of Hymenobacter sp. J193 includes the following:
- a CDS encoding DUF4348 domain-containing protein, protein MKLILSIIIALQLHCYSKSETTESYSLNGNPKKTSQSNETFEVFYNNFYSNKTFQLSRIITPLKGELKYIDENDKVVFEKWKINKDFEVISYSNLKKQMKNIKKKVTTSNAYAVEQIWIQDSGFTINRKFEKRNGKWYLVYYKFEYI, encoded by the coding sequence ATGAAACTCATTCTTTCAATCATAATTGCATTGCAGTTGCATTGCTATAGCAAGTCTGAAACCACAGAAAGCTATAGCCTAAATGGAAATCCCAAAAAAACAAGCCAAAGCAATGAAACATTTGAAGTGTTTTATAATAATTTCTACAGTAATAAAACTTTCCAATTATCTAGAATTATTACACCCCTAAAAGGCGAGCTAAAATATATAGATGAAAATGATAAGGTTGTTTTTGAAAAATGGAAAATAAACAAGGATTTTGAGGTAATATCTTATAGCAATCTTAAAAAACAGATGAAGAATATAAAGAAAAAAGTCACTACATCAAATGCGTATGCGGTTGAACAAATATGGATTCAAGACTCTGGTTTTACCATTAACAGGAAGTTTGAGAAAAGGAACGGAAAATGGTATTTGGTTTACTACAAATTTGAATATATATAA
- a CDS encoding OmpH family outer membrane protein — MKTGIHLNRLFFICGTAFCFLTCSQQKYTYINPVKLVDGYHGTAPHRQQLLTANQAWQANLDSLARELQAQPAAQRAAKEQELLRYREAAQQKAQAEEARVQQALLEEINAYIKQYGKEHDYAFIFGATNQGNIVYAAESTDLTNEILAGLNQQYDAQHPSE, encoded by the coding sequence ATGAAAACAGGCATTCATTTAAATAGATTGTTTTTCATTTGTGGCACTGCATTTTGTTTTCTTACATGCTCACAACAGAAATACACTTACATCAACCCCGTCAAGCTAGTTGATGGCTACCACGGCACAGCTCCCCACCGTCAACAATTGCTGACAGCCAACCAAGCCTGGCAAGCTAACCTTGATTCCTTAGCCCGGGAGCTACAGGCCCAACCTGCTGCTCAGCGCGCCGCTAAGGAGCAGGAACTGCTGCGCTACCGGGAAGCCGCGCAGCAGAAAGCCCAGGCCGAGGAGGCGCGGGTGCAGCAGGCGCTGCTGGAGGAAATCAATGCCTACATCAAGCAGTACGGCAAGGAGCACGATTATGCTTTCATCTTCGGGGCTACCAACCAGGGCAACATCGTGTACGCTGCCGAAAGCACCGACCTGACCAATGAAATCCTGGCCGGCCTCAACCAGCAATACGATGCGCAGCACCCGAGCGAGTAA
- a CDS encoding carboxypeptidase-like regulatory domain-containing protein: protein MPKPAGYPWEIQAAFEICAMSTQPSSYLLFHSFLITISLTHSACLAMRRSQHLAFIPGKFLLLGLLVATLWACDKEDASGVVQGTILLLDEQGHTAADNSGAVVSLLGQTSGPTSTTAADGSFTLTGLNKGKHRLQISKDGYGTYQTEQLAVQENTSLNKPVRLGQIPTWTTSLSIDKGYINLQLGGALFGRTPAQPAIRHARVYFRKGDNMPTPTEYDYAMPVKEGGPFPNLWLDSIPHAKLIELGFPVGKFSRARVMEENPAADSYIDAVTGKEVFPASRTQLTTMNNTTLTYP from the coding sequence ATGCCCAAACCCGCTGGGTATCCTTGGGAAATACAGGCTGCCTTTGAGATATGCGCCATGTCCACACAGCCTAGCTCATACCTGCTTTTCCACAGTTTTCTCATCACTATTTCGTTAACTCATTCTGCCTGCTTAGCCATGCGACGTTCACAACATTTAGCTTTTATTCCAGGCAAATTCCTGCTCCTTGGTTTACTGGTGGCTACCCTTTGGGCCTGCGATAAAGAAGATGCATCTGGGGTTGTACAAGGCACCATTCTCCTGCTGGATGAGCAAGGCCATACGGCGGCGGATAACAGCGGCGCTGTGGTATCATTGCTCGGGCAAACAAGCGGACCAACGTCTACGACTGCCGCCGATGGCAGCTTTACCCTAACTGGTCTGAACAAAGGCAAGCATCGTCTGCAGATCAGCAAGGACGGCTATGGCACCTACCAAACCGAGCAACTGGCGGTGCAGGAAAACACCAGTCTAAACAAGCCGGTTCGCTTGGGGCAGATACCTACCTGGACAACCAGCTTATCTATCGACAAAGGCTATATCAATCTGCAATTGGGCGGCGCCCTCTTTGGCCGTACCCCGGCTCAGCCGGCTATTCGCCATGCCCGCGTGTATTTCCGCAAAGGGGATAATATGCCCACCCCTACTGAATATGATTATGCTATGCCCGTTAAGGAGGGAGGGCCTTTTCCAAACCTATGGCTGGATAGTATTCCGCATGCGAAACTGATTGAGCTGGGCTTTCCGGTAGGAAAATTCAGCCGGGCCCGGGTGATGGAGGAGAATCCGGCCGCCGACTCCTATATTGATGCGGTGACGGGCAAAGAGGTCTTCCCCGCTTCCCGGACGCAACTCACGACGATGAATAATACCACGCTTACTTATCCGTGA
- a CDS encoding gliding motility-associated C-terminal domain-containing protein, with amino-acid sequence MPLPLHVTLFRFLLSAGCGLLLLLFSHSARATHIVGGELDLQHQSGDTYRLTLNLYFDDINGNANALDQDLTVGLFAKRTNQLLQAVSLPLTSDSFVAYTNPECEASSLRTRKLVYTRLVELPAATYADAQGYYAAVERCCRNGTINNIESPGDAAQVFYLEFPPVVRNGQVLLNSTPRIFPPLSDYACKDELFYFDFGGEDTDGDSLVYELATPLNGSTDNTNTKPDVPTAAPYLPVRWLPGYSTTTQILGSPALTIDRHTGRLQVRPSQLGLFVFSIKCLEYRQGVKLGEVRRDFQLKVLNCPPNQTPSLTARLPDQSQAYLPGRDTLRLEPGPNRCLPLRFTDPDAASRLTLSLHPVNFRGPLPAFTLKQGTVRAPGAPDTLASELCFAECIDTGGKVFLLDVIVADNGCSLPRRDTLQVAFISRAPPNAVPELRTTATTPLRAKPGELVSFDVFARDAEQDALTLTLQGRDFDAQALGAELTTTTAGQELRGRFRWRVPCPLGGKRRYEFLFIGAASPCARVQADTLVVAVDIDETNAPPQLTTTAEATRPLVVRPDQVLRFTLTGTDADQDAVTLAVSGQGFSPQELGARLSQEAGVGTTRGEFVWTVPCLPAATEPYVFTFTASSRACDSTQRTSLSIPIRIDLHNEAPLLTATVSSTTPLPVRVGQVVSFDVLATDPDNHPLELRMRGNGFSAPDVGAQFTLEPGVMQLGGHFRWQVPCPAPGQTRYAFTFTASDLPCGISGVTELVVTLQVDDPNTAPVLSSSLFTSAAPITLLPGTTLEAPVTGRDAEGNPLTLTARGVGFDLAAAGMQFSARATGGEATGTFRWTPGCGLTLGQEYAVVFALQEGACRPQPREQTVRFAVANPELTAFEPPNIFTPNHDNRNDFFELPTLPPDYCAQRFAGIQVFNRWGKQVYESGSRSFRWDGGGLPAGVYFYLIRYTNQRQYKGYVTIAH; translated from the coding sequence ATGCCTCTACCACTACACGTCACCCTGTTTCGTTTCCTGTTGTCGGCTGGCTGCGGCCTACTATTGCTGCTATTTTCCCATTCGGCCCGGGCCACGCACATCGTGGGCGGGGAGCTGGACTTGCAGCACCAGAGCGGCGACACCTACCGTCTGACGCTGAACCTGTACTTCGACGACATCAACGGCAACGCCAACGCCCTGGACCAGGACCTGACCGTGGGTTTGTTTGCCAAGCGCACGAACCAACTGCTGCAGGCCGTATCCCTACCGCTGACCAGCGACTCGTTTGTAGCCTACACCAACCCCGAGTGCGAGGCCTCCTCCCTGCGCACCCGCAAGCTGGTGTATACCCGCCTGGTGGAGCTGCCGGCCGCCACCTACGCCGACGCCCAAGGCTACTACGCGGCCGTGGAGCGCTGCTGCCGCAACGGCACTATCAACAACATCGAAAGCCCCGGCGACGCCGCCCAGGTCTTCTACCTGGAGTTTCCACCCGTGGTGCGCAACGGTCAGGTGCTGCTCAACTCCACGCCCCGCATCTTTCCGCCCCTGAGCGACTATGCCTGCAAGGACGAGCTGTTCTACTTTGATTTCGGGGGCGAAGACACCGACGGTGACTCGCTGGTCTACGAGCTGGCCACGCCCCTGAACGGCAGCACCGACAACACCAATACCAAGCCCGACGTGCCCACGGCGGCCCCCTACCTGCCCGTGCGCTGGCTGCCTGGCTACAGCACCACGACCCAGATCCTGGGCTCTCCGGCCCTGACCATCGACCGCCACACTGGCCGCCTGCAGGTACGCCCGTCCCAGCTCGGGCTGTTCGTATTCAGCATCAAGTGCCTGGAGTATCGCCAGGGTGTCAAGCTGGGCGAGGTGCGCCGCGACTTTCAGCTGAAAGTGCTTAACTGCCCGCCCAACCAGACGCCCTCGCTCACCGCCCGGCTGCCCGACCAGTCGCAGGCCTACCTACCCGGCCGCGACACGCTGCGGCTGGAGCCGGGCCCGAACCGCTGCCTGCCGCTGCGCTTCACCGACCCCGACGCGGCCTCCCGCCTCACACTGTCCCTGCACCCGGTCAACTTCCGGGGCCCACTGCCCGCCTTCACGCTCAAGCAGGGAACCGTGCGGGCCCCCGGCGCGCCTGATACGCTGGCCTCGGAGCTGTGCTTTGCCGAGTGCATCGACACGGGCGGCAAGGTCTTTCTGCTGGACGTGATTGTGGCCGACAACGGCTGCAGCCTACCCCGCCGCGACACGCTGCAGGTGGCCTTTATTTCCCGCGCCCCACCCAATGCCGTGCCTGAGCTGCGCACCACGGCCACCACGCCCCTGCGGGCCAAACCCGGCGAGCTGGTGAGCTTCGACGTATTTGCCCGCGACGCGGAGCAGGACGCGCTGACGCTGACGCTGCAGGGCCGGGACTTCGATGCCCAGGCTCTGGGCGCCGAGCTAACGACGACGACCGCCGGCCAGGAACTGCGCGGGCGCTTTCGCTGGCGCGTACCCTGCCCCCTGGGAGGCAAGCGGCGCTACGAGTTTTTGTTTATTGGCGCGGCCTCGCCCTGCGCCCGGGTGCAGGCCGATACGCTCGTGGTGGCCGTCGACATTGATGAGACGAATGCCCCGCCCCAGCTTACGACCACGGCCGAGGCTACCCGCCCGCTGGTTGTGCGCCCCGACCAGGTGCTGCGCTTTACTCTCACGGGCACCGATGCCGACCAGGATGCCGTGACCCTGGCGGTGAGCGGGCAGGGCTTCTCTCCCCAGGAGCTGGGCGCCCGCCTGAGCCAGGAGGCCGGGGTAGGGACCACCCGCGGGGAGTTTGTCTGGACGGTGCCCTGCCTGCCGGCGGCCACGGAGCCGTACGTGTTTACCTTCACGGCTTCCTCCCGGGCCTGCGACAGCACCCAACGCACCAGCCTGAGCATCCCGATTCGGATTGACCTGCACAACGAGGCCCCGCTGCTCACGGCCACCGTCAGCAGCACCACACCATTGCCCGTGCGCGTGGGCCAGGTCGTCTCCTTCGATGTGCTGGCCACCGACCCCGACAACCATCCGCTGGAGTTGCGCATGCGGGGCAACGGCTTCAGTGCCCCGGACGTGGGGGCGCAGTTCACCCTGGAGCCGGGGGTGATGCAGCTGGGCGGGCACTTTCGCTGGCAGGTGCCCTGCCCTGCGCCGGGGCAAACCCGCTACGCCTTCACCTTCACGGCCTCCGACCTGCCCTGCGGCATCTCGGGCGTAACCGAGCTGGTGGTGACGCTGCAGGTAGACGACCCGAACACGGCCCCGGTACTTTCCTCTTCCCTGTTCACCTCGGCTGCGCCCATTACTCTGCTGCCCGGCACTACCCTGGAAGCCCCGGTGACGGGCCGGGATGCGGAGGGCAACCCACTCACGCTCACGGCACGGGGAGTGGGCTTCGACCTGGCGGCGGCGGGCATGCAGTTCAGTGCCCGCGCCACGGGCGGCGAGGCTACGGGCACGTTCCGCTGGACGCCGGGCTGCGGGTTAACGCTGGGGCAGGAGTATGCCGTGGTGTTTGCCCTGCAGGAAGGCGCCTGCCGCCCGCAGCCGCGGGAGCAGACCGTACGCTTTGCCGTGGCCAACCCCGAGCTGACGGCCTTTGAGCCGCCGAACATCTTCACCCCCAACCACGACAACCGCAACGACTTCTTCGAGCTGCCCACCCTGCCACCGGACTACTGCGCCCAGCGCTTTGCCGGCATCCAGGTGTTCAACCGCTGGGGCAAGCAGGTGTACGAGTCAGGTAGCCGCAGCTTCCGCTGGGATGGAGGTGGCCTACCAGCCGGGGTGTACTTCTACCTGATCCGGTATACCAACCAGCGCCAGTACAAGGGCTACGTCACTATTGCGCACTAG
- a CDS encoding acyltransferase family protein, producing MPPALPQERYFALDGLRAVMMLLGVVLHSAQPYATWTFSIYTAFHDTAHTFVLSGLAFLLHLFRMPAFFVMAGFFGSVIWHARGTRALLRNRVKRVLLPLVLSWVVLFPLIVLSAAFTVLGGPKGVAHIVQQLHSGALLAKNNLTFSQLLMQMGLVHLWFLYFLMLFYGAITLLLRGLRQLPQKIKNLADNSFKQIMLQPAGVVLLAAITGLTMVPMRPANKVTTGIEGTHAFLPPIAILVAYFVFFVFGWLLFRHKHLLTRLRDRAWLYTSLGLGAAGLYAWLILHPPVAKPHLLQVAVAAPAIWLLSLGSIGLAMRYFRKPTGLFQYLSEASYWVYLVHVPLTLLLPGLLIDLPLPALLKFLLTWAGATGISLLTYQYWVRTTPLGGWLNGRRLAPYAFWSGFRKSEKPAATPIEAGSLI from the coding sequence ATGCCTCCTGCGCTACCTCAGGAACGTTATTTTGCGCTGGACGGCTTACGGGCTGTTATGATGCTGCTGGGCGTAGTACTGCATAGTGCGCAGCCTTATGCTACGTGGACGTTCAGCATTTATACAGCCTTCCACGACACGGCCCATACGTTCGTGCTGAGTGGCCTGGCCTTCCTGCTTCACCTGTTTCGTATGCCGGCCTTTTTCGTGATGGCTGGCTTCTTCGGCAGCGTGATATGGCATGCACGCGGCACCCGGGCTTTGCTGCGTAACCGCGTAAAGCGGGTGTTGCTGCCCCTGGTCCTGAGTTGGGTAGTACTTTTTCCCTTGATTGTTTTGAGCGCTGCGTTTACGGTGCTTGGTGGCCCCAAGGGAGTTGCCCACATTGTGCAGCAGCTGCATTCGGGCGCTTTACTGGCGAAAAACAACCTCACCTTTTCCCAGCTACTGATGCAGATGGGGCTGGTGCACTTGTGGTTTCTGTATTTCCTGATGCTATTTTACGGGGCCATTACCCTCCTGCTGCGGGGCCTGCGCCAACTGCCGCAAAAAATCAAAAATCTGGCAGATAATTCTTTCAAGCAGATAATGCTCCAGCCGGCTGGTGTAGTACTGCTCGCGGCCATTACCGGGCTCACGATGGTGCCCATGCGCCCAGCCAACAAGGTTACAACGGGCATAGAAGGCACCCACGCCTTTCTGCCGCCGATAGCCATCCTGGTGGCCTATTTCGTGTTTTTTGTTTTTGGCTGGCTTTTGTTCCGGCATAAGCACCTGCTTACCCGGCTTCGGGACCGGGCATGGCTTTACACCAGTCTGGGACTAGGCGCGGCCGGCCTGTATGCATGGCTTATCCTGCATCCTCCCGTAGCAAAGCCGCATCTGTTGCAAGTGGCAGTAGCCGCGCCGGCCATCTGGCTGCTGTCGTTAGGCAGCATTGGGCTGGCCATGCGCTATTTCAGGAAGCCAACCGGTTTGTTTCAATACCTGTCGGAAGCATCTTACTGGGTGTATCTAGTACATGTGCCCCTCACGTTGCTGCTTCCCGGCCTGCTGATAGACCTGCCGCTGCCAGCCCTGCTGAAGTTTCTGCTGACCTGGGCCGGCGCTACCGGTATTTCTTTGCTGACCTACCAGTACTGGGTGCGCACCACCCCCTTAGGCGGCTGGCTTAATGGGCGGCGGCTGGCTCCCTACGCTTTTTGGAGCGGTTTCAGAAAATCCGAAAAACCAGCTGCCACGCCAATAGAGGCCGGCAGCCTTATTTAA
- a CDS encoding class I adenylate-forming enzyme family protein, with protein MLTLGALQFHSNTIPGMLHQRALDFPDTPCYLFPEKDQTCTWRFVWKEVQAVAASLRRLGVRRQDRIAILMEGCPEQIICIYAAIAAGGVAVPLSTYLTKEELKDCLLEARPAVFIMGSAEHHLAYSQLTDVVADQTGGQALSEARWIPQQAFVQGSPVQPASGFQPYEALKAPLEPEKPAMDVAALTAYEPAFLLFSSGTTGRPKAILRSAAAFTSRKPVDKSQKPNAFQSFLSRKGNAYVNRFVALNLLPLYHLAGIGMMLTPLQVCNARLAMLARFNPVRGLDAIAQTKARFLVGTPHMVQAILALEHASPTRLESVLGVLFASAALQPHVLEQAIQGFKNLYFFFVSYGSTETGVVANGICFIPNRRHTAVSLLLRILRSMNYLDGEIPLESFTSTPASIGGRIAHQVEVGIRDIHTDEWLPAGQEGEILVRSYRLVPGSTHAPIEAEGWFRTGDLGYVDSHNCIMITDRLKRIISRGGEKIAPAEIERVIKRQPGIEEVLVLGLPDALYGEVVAAAFTEKIGASVSVAALREALHTSLSTFKVPQHFLRLPVLPLNATGKIDVAKVRNELLQMIDREYV; from the coding sequence ATGCTGACCCTCGGCGCGCTTCAATTTCATTCCAACACCATCCCGGGGATGCTGCACCAGCGGGCCCTGGATTTCCCGGATACCCCCTGCTACCTGTTTCCGGAAAAAGACCAAACCTGCACCTGGCGCTTCGTGTGGAAAGAAGTGCAAGCCGTGGCAGCCAGCCTCCGCCGGCTGGGCGTCCGCCGTCAGGACCGCATTGCTATTCTGATGGAAGGATGCCCCGAGCAGATCATCTGCATTTATGCCGCTATTGCGGCTGGCGGGGTGGCCGTGCCGCTTAGCACCTACCTAACCAAAGAAGAGCTTAAAGACTGCCTGCTGGAAGCCCGGCCGGCTGTTTTCATCATGGGGTCGGCCGAGCATCATCTGGCCTATTCCCAGCTCACGGACGTGGTGGCTGACCAAACCGGTGGGCAGGCCCTTTCGGAGGCTCGCTGGATTCCGCAGCAGGCCTTTGTTCAGGGCAGCCCGGTTCAGCCGGCATCGGGGTTCCAGCCCTACGAAGCGCTTAAAGCCCCCCTTGAGCCTGAAAAACCTGCCATGGATGTGGCCGCTTTAACGGCCTATGAGCCGGCTTTTCTGCTGTTCAGCAGCGGCACTACCGGCCGGCCCAAAGCTATTCTGCGGTCGGCCGCGGCTTTCACGAGCCGGAAGCCGGTTGATAAAAGCCAGAAGCCAAACGCTTTCCAGTCGTTTCTTTCCCGAAAAGGCAATGCCTACGTCAACCGATTCGTAGCGCTGAACCTTTTGCCCCTGTATCACCTGGCCGGCATTGGCATGATGCTTACGCCGCTGCAGGTGTGCAACGCGCGGCTGGCTATGCTGGCCCGGTTCAATCCAGTGCGGGGTCTGGATGCCATTGCCCAGACGAAAGCCCGTTTTCTGGTTGGTACGCCCCACATGGTTCAGGCCATACTGGCGCTGGAGCATGCCTCGCCTACCCGCCTGGAAAGTGTGTTGGGAGTACTTTTTGCCTCAGCAGCTCTGCAGCCGCATGTGCTTGAGCAGGCAATTCAAGGCTTTAAAAATTTATACTTCTTTTTTGTCAGCTATGGCTCCACAGAAACCGGCGTGGTGGCCAATGGAATCTGTTTTATACCCAACCGCCGCCATACCGCAGTTTCACTGCTGTTGCGCATTCTGCGCAGTATGAATTACTTAGATGGTGAAATTCCCCTGGAGTCCTTTACCAGCACCCCGGCCAGTATTGGTGGGCGAATTGCCCATCAGGTAGAAGTAGGCATCCGGGACATACATACGGACGAATGGCTGCCCGCGGGGCAGGAAGGCGAAATTCTAGTGCGCAGCTATCGGCTGGTGCCCGGTAGTACCCACGCGCCTATTGAGGCAGAAGGCTGGTTTAGAACCGGCGACCTAGGCTACGTGGATTCGCACAACTGCATCATGATTACTGACCGGCTGAAGCGCATTATTTCCAGGGGTGGTGAGAAGATTGCGCCGGCCGAAATTGAGCGCGTGATAAAACGACAGCCCGGTATTGAGGAGGTGCTGGTGCTGGGTCTGCCCGATGCCCTGTACGGTGAGGTGGTTGCTGCCGCTTTCACCGAAAAAATCGGGGCCAGCGTATCCGTTGCGGCGCTTCGGGAGGCCTTGCATACCTCGCTTTCCACCTTCAAGGTACCCCAGCATTTTCTGCGGCTGCCTGTTCTCCCGCTCAATGCAACCGGAAAAATCGACGTGGCCAAAGTGCGAAACGAGCTGCTGCAGATGATTGACCGGGAATACGTGTAG
- a CDS encoding AraC family transcriptional regulator — translation MTTDSLSALYQELAPCTGLELSTLLPADIQREVGHFNVFDLADLSESMSLRPDTPYPCRSFYKISLLRSRSCTEYANQTIAIEPDALVFSTPKVPFQWWPAEPQQGHFCLFTAEFLLPVLGGGTPDELPLFRANGYPVFQLTPTEAARASALFAQMQEELASDYTHKYDLLRAYVLELLHLGQKRQPATTLHPAHSAAARLSSRFVELLERQFPLETPQQRVQLRTAKDFADRLAVHVNHLNKVLKDSTGRTTTNLIGERLGQEAKALLRQTNWTLWEIADSLGFVDVAHFSHFFRRYAAMSPGAFRTPEAMPA, via the coding sequence ATGACGACTGATTCGCTCAGTGCCCTTTACCAGGAATTGGCTCCCTGCACCGGCCTGGAACTGAGCACCCTGCTTCCCGCAGACATTCAGCGTGAGGTCGGGCACTTCAACGTGTTTGATCTGGCCGACCTCTCGGAGTCCATGTCCCTGCGGCCCGACACGCCCTACCCCTGCCGCTCCTTCTACAAAATCAGCTTGCTGCGTAGCCGCAGTTGCACCGAATACGCCAACCAAACTATTGCCATCGAGCCCGATGCCTTGGTGTTTTCGACGCCCAAAGTACCGTTTCAATGGTGGCCCGCCGAGCCGCAGCAGGGGCATTTCTGCCTTTTCACCGCCGAGTTTCTGCTGCCCGTTCTCGGTGGCGGCACCCCCGACGAGCTGCCCCTGTTCCGGGCCAACGGCTACCCCGTATTCCAGCTGACGCCCACTGAAGCGGCGCGGGCATCGGCCCTGTTTGCCCAGATGCAGGAGGAACTGGCCTCTGACTACACCCACAAGTACGACCTGCTGCGGGCCTACGTGCTGGAACTGCTGCACCTGGGCCAGAAGCGGCAGCCCGCTACCACGCTGCACCCCGCCCATTCGGCTGCGGCCCGGCTCTCCTCGCGCTTTGTGGAGCTGCTGGAGCGGCAGTTTCCGCTGGAAACGCCTCAGCAGCGCGTGCAGCTGCGAACGGCCAAGGACTTTGCCGACCGCCTGGCCGTGCACGTCAACCACCTCAACAAGGTGCTCAAAGACAGTACTGGCCGCACCACCACCAACCTTATCGGCGAGCGGCTGGGCCAGGAAGCCAAGGCCCTGCTGCGCCAAACCAACTGGACGCTCTGGGAAATTGCCGACAGCCTGGGGTTTGTGGATGTGGCGCACTTCTCCCACTTCTTCCGCCGCTACGCCGCCATGAGTCCCGGCGCTTTTCGCACGCCCGAGGCTATGCCGGCTTGA
- a CDS encoding SDR family NAD(P)-dependent oxidoreductase, protein MSTSKIALVTGGSRGLGKDMALKLAQQGIDVILTYRSQQAEAAAVVADIEALGRRAVSLPLNAADLSTFAAFFEQVTTALTNTFGVDRFDFLINNAGTSLSAPITEMTEAQFDEMLNIHFKGVYFLTQMALPLLRDGGRIVNISSATTRSSFAGVSAYASMKGAVEVFTRYLAVELGSRGIAANVVAPGAVFGGGAMTDTPEIRAWVAQMTALGRTAQPDDIGGIVAFLCTDAARWLNGQRLEATGGMVL, encoded by the coding sequence ATGAGTACTTCCAAAATTGCCCTCGTGACCGGCGGCAGCCGTGGCCTGGGCAAAGACATGGCCCTGAAACTTGCCCAGCAGGGCATCGACGTCATCCTGACTTACCGCAGCCAGCAAGCCGAAGCTGCGGCTGTAGTGGCCGATATCGAAGCCCTGGGCCGCCGCGCTGTGTCCCTACCCCTGAATGCCGCTGACCTCAGCACCTTTGCGGCTTTCTTCGAGCAGGTTACCACCGCCCTGACCAATACGTTTGGCGTCGACCGGTTTGACTTTCTCATCAACAATGCCGGTACCAGCCTGAGCGCCCCCATCACCGAGATGACCGAGGCGCAGTTTGACGAGATGCTCAACATCCACTTCAAAGGCGTGTACTTTCTCACACAGATGGCCTTGCCCCTGCTGCGCGACGGGGGCCGCATCGTCAACATTTCCTCGGCCACTACCCGCAGCTCCTTTGCCGGCGTCTCGGCCTATGCCAGCATGAAAGGAGCGGTGGAGGTCTTCACCCGCTACCTGGCCGTGGAGCTAGGCAGCCGGGGCATTGCGGCTAACGTGGTGGCGCCCGGCGCCGTGTTTGGCGGTGGTGCCATGACCGATACCCCTGAAATTCGCGCCTGGGTGGCCCAAATGACGGCCCTTGGCCGCACCGCCCAGCCCGATGACATTGGGGGCATCGTAGCCTTCCTTTGCACCGATGCGGCCCGGTGGCTTAACGGCCAACGCCTTGAGGCCACGGGCGGGATGGTGCTGTAA